One Triticum dicoccoides isolate Atlit2015 ecotype Zavitan chromosome 4B, WEW_v2.0, whole genome shotgun sequence genomic window carries:
- the LOC119292445 gene encoding ribosomal protein S7, mitochondrial-like, with protein MGDFDGEKKELIKKLVNFRMIDGKRTRVRAIVYKTFHRLARTERDVIKLMVDDVDNIKPICEVVKVGVAGTIYDVPGIVARDHQQTLAIRWILGAAFKQRISYKISLEKCSFAEILDAYRKRGISRKRRENLHGLASTNR; from the coding sequence ATGGGGGACTTTGATGGTGAGAAAAAAGAATTGATCAAGAAATTGGTAAACTTTCGCATGATCGATGGTAAAAGAACGAGAGTTCGTGCTATTGTTTATAAAACTTTCCACCGCCTAGCTCGAACTGAACGCGATGTAATAAAACTTATGGTTGACGACGTAGATAATATAAAGCCAATATGCGAAGTGGTCAAAGTAGGAGTCGCAGGTACTATTTATGATGTTCCTGGGATTGTAGCCAGGGATCATCAACAAACCTTAGCTATTCGTTGGATCCTTGGAGCAGCTTTCAAACAACGTATAAGCTACAAGATAAGCTTAGAGAAATGTTCATTTGCTGAGATACTGGATGCTTACCGAAAGAGGGGAATTTCACGTAAGAGAAGGGAGAATCTTCATGGACTGGCTTCCACCAATCGGTAA